AAATATGAGTAAGTTACATCACTTTCCATTCCATAATCTCATTCCCATGTGTATGATTCGAAAATTTGTTAGTAAAAATTTGGTAGGATTGTCTGCGACGGCAGTAGCGCACATTTGACTGTTTTAGTGTAGCACACCGAGTAAAAACCTTAGGTGGTAGCCACTCCTGAGTAGAAAAGTTAAGGGAAGCGACAATTGTATTGGAAAAGGAGTGTTAAGTGTTGAAAAGTGTAGAATACAATACAATAGTGTAAGAGAATCTCATTTTTTATGCATAAGTAACGCATCCCCTTGATCCTGTGTCATAATTTTGTTTTCTAGGTTCAAGTCAGACGAAGAGAGAACACCTGTTACCCGCATTGTGGAGGAGACGTTTCCTCTACTTTTGACTATTTTTAATGGCCTAATCCGGATAGAAAATCCATCACCGGAGATAGCAGAACTTATGAAGCTGATATGCAAAATATTTTGGTCATCCATATATGTAAGTCGCTAGTGAAATCAGTAAATTGTGCTTCTCTCTTTGGAATATTACATATTGTTTTTCCTAATGTTAGTATGCATATACCCAAAAGCCAATTGAAACTAGTTTAAGTGCTTTGTTCAGTATTTATTTATCGAAGTGTAAGATGTGGGACAAGGACTCCCTGATAGGTGGTTACATCTCCACTTGTGATCACTGTCTCTGTTTTTCTAGTATTTGAGATTATCACTTGCATTGCATGGTGTCTTATCATATTGGAAATAGGCAACTTAGCTAGTTGAACTCCGCTCTGGTTTAGCGAAACCCCAATTAATAAACCGAAGATTGGCATTATAGGCTTCCTAAAGCTATCCATGTTCTTGTTCTCTTTTCATGATGATTTATGATACCCTGATCTTCATTTTCTGTTACTTTCCAAAGGTATGATTCATTTCGCGTATTATCTTCTGTGGCAGCTGGAGCTCCCAAAGAAATTATATGATATAAACGTATTCAATGCTTGGATGATTTTCTTCTTAACTGTTTCGGAGCGTCCTGTTCCAGTTGAAGGCCAGCCTACGGATCCGGAACTTAGAAAATCTTGGGGCTGGTGGAAGGTCAAGAAGTGGACAGTGCAAATCTTAAACAGACTCGACAGTCGGTATGTCTCTGAAGCTTATATGTTGTTGAACGAAAAGTACTCTTGGAAGGTCCATTGAAATTTTGTGAAAAATCGTTGGTACAGGTTTGGAGACCCAACACTTCAAACTCCAGAAAGCAAACCTTTTGCTCAAATGTTTCAAAAGAGTTATGCAGGCAGGATTTTGGAAGGCCACCTGAAATTTCTCAATACAATTCGTGTTGGAGGCTATCTTCCTGATAGAATAACCAATCTTCTCCTTCAGTACTTAAGGAACAGGTTTGTGATACAGTTAGTTTCATTGGCATACTCGTATACATTCAGTATGCCCACCTGGCTGACTTAAATTCACATTTCCCTGTAGATTTGGTTTTTGGTCAGCGAATTTAAACTTACTGATTTAATCAGAACACTTTGAGATGTTTATATGTTTTTGTAATTTCACACTATTCTAGCTTTTATCATGTATTAAATTGTATTCTTCCATAAAAACACTACTACTGTATTTTTGGCATGTGGCATTTCTCGTTGAAGGGAGTTCTTTATCCTTTGACACTAATTCATTGTATCTTCAGCATCTCGAAGAAAAGCACGTACGATTTGCTGCTGCCTCGGCTTGATGTTCTGCTTTTTGAGATTGTTTTCCCTCTAATGTGCTTTACTGACTCTGATCAAAAACTTTGGGAGGAAGACCCACATGAATATGTGAGGAAAGGTTACAGTAAGTATTAAAAAAATAGTGGTTTTCTTGAAAAATTTAAAACATCATATTTATTGATATCTGCTGTGCTGCATTGCAGATATTATTGAAGACTTGTACAGTCCGCGAACAGCTTCTATGGATTTTGTAAATGAGTTGGTTAAAAAACGTGGGAAAGAGAACCTTCCTAAATTTGTTCAGTTTGTTGTAGGGATCTTCAGGAGGTATTCCCTTTGAGCTCTTCTGCTTCGGTCATTTTCTTCCTGTTGTGAACTTGTTTTCCAACTGTTTGTAGTTATGACGATGCTCCTGCTGAACATAAGCCTTATCGTCGAAAAGATGGCGCGATGCTTGCTGTCGGAGCTCTCTGTGATAAACTGAAGCAAACGGATCCCTATAAATCTGAACTAGAGCATATGTTGGTGCAATATATTTTTCCTGAATTCAATAGTCCAGCTGGACATCTTAGAGCGAAGGTATTCATTGTTTTGGCTTCTTAAACTTTGTCATGGATGCCTCAGCAATTTATGGTTGCCATAGTAATGGTTCTGCTATACTTATCAATTTATTTGAGAACTCTCTGCATCATTTCTTGAAATAACTGTTGAACGAGAGAAGAAATTAAAAAAGGATAAATGATTGCGATATTTGGTCGACTTCTGCAAAGTTGTGGATATTTTAGGATGGACTTCCTATATGTCCAGTATTAGATAGTATATTCTTTGGGAGTCCCTTGATCTTTTAACGATTGTTTTTTTTTTTGATGTAGGCCGCATGGGTAGCTGGGCAATATGCCCATATCAACTTCTCAGATCAGAACAATTTTCGTAAAGCATGGCACAGTGTTGTCTCGGGAATGCGCGATCCTGATCTCCCTGTCCGTGTTGATTCAGTTTTTGCATTGCGTTCATTTGTTGAGGCGTGCAAGGGTATGTGATTTTCTCCTATTCATTTATATGTGTGATTCTGTTTGCATTTTTTTACCCGTGTGCGTTGTCTTCTTGAATGTGGCTGATTAAAACTCTGGTCAAACTTGCAGATTTGAATGAGATACGTCCAATCCTCCCTCAGTTACTTGATGGTAGGTAACCCTTATTATAAAAACTAGATGGTCTGCATCGTCGGAGTAAACTCATGCCTTCAACTTAATGGTAATCTTGCTCCTATCAGAATTTTTCAAACTCATGAATGAGGTGGAGAACGAAGACCTTGTTTTTACGTTGGAAACCATTGTGGATAAGTTCGGTGAAGAGATGGCCCCTTATGCTTTTGGATTATGCCAAAATCTGGTAAGAAAACGAGCTCTCTCGTGTGTATAGTTGTGTTTTGAATAATTTAAACTTTGAGATGTATTTATTTCTGCCTCTCCTTTTACTCAGGCGGCTGCATTTTGGAGGTGCTTAAACACGTCAGAAGCCAGTGATGATTCGGATGATATGGGAGCTTTAGCTGCAGTTGGTTGTTTGCGTGCCATATGTACAATCCTTGAATCTGTTAGCAGTCTTCCTCAGCTGTTTGTTGAAATAGAACCAACGATACTTCCGATAATGCAGAAAATGTTGACCAGTGATGGCCAAGGTAAACTGATGTATAAAAATTCTTAGTCCTTAGTTTGTGGACTCCAAGCATATTTAAGTTATGTTATGTCTAGATGATGGGTTTATGGACTGAATTTGTTAACCATTTTGATTCATTAGCGGCATCAGATCTCAGTATCATTCATTTCCTTTTCCAACTATATTAATATTGAAATTCATTTCCCTTTCCAACTATATTAATATGGAAAATAAAGCATTTAAATTCTCATTCTATTTGCTTTGGCAGATGTATTTGAAGAAGTTTTGGAGATTGCATCATACATGACCTTTTATTCACCTAACATTTCCTTGGGAATATGGAGTCTCTGGCCATTAATCGTGGAAGCGTTGGTTGATTGGGCAATTGATTACTTTTCAAGTATGGCTTTTCTCATATTTGTTTTCTGTATAGTTTGTCAATGAGGAACTTCCATTCACTAAGTTTTTTTTTTGGTCAAACCCATTCTTCGTCTTCCATTCACTAAGTTATTCTTTGAAAATTTAGATATTTTGGTACCGATGGACAACTTTATATCAAGGGGAACTGCTCATTTCCTCACTTGTAAGGAGCCCGACTACCAGCAAAGCCTGTATAACGTTCTTTCAACTGTAAGTATATCTTCCAATTGTTATAGTTCATGTATATGGTCTGTACTTGTTGTATTCTGAACTGTAAGGGTATACAATTTTGTACGTATCATGAAGGATATAATCTTCCTTTATTGTATAACATAAATTGCAAGTTACCCATGCCTTCTGGCACAAAGATTTTTGGCCGCGAGTGTATTGGGTAACACTAAAAATATATTCATTTACCACTAAATTATAACAATTCTTGCTGCCGTAGTTGTACATATATAAGCATTTCCCAAGTTTCTTTACCCAAGCAAATCAGTCATCAGTCTACATAACAATACCATTTGTTACCTTCGTAGCTAATTTATATCTCACGTTTCTATTTCTACAGCTTATGACCGACAGAAACATAGAAGACAGTGAAATTGAATCTGCTCCAAAGCTTATTGAAGTTGTTTTCCAGAATTGCAAAGGGCATGTGGATCACTGGGTTGAACCATATCTGCGACTCACTATTGATCGGTTACAACGAGCAGAGACTTCGTACTTAAAATCTCTTCTTGTACAAGTGGTAAGAACTAATTTAAAATCTCTCTTACAAGTGGTAAGAACTAAGTGGAGAGTTTTTTTACTTGCTGTGCTTCCAACTTGCCAGTTTATTCTTTCAATGTCACTATATGAATCAGGCGGGCTTGCATTGATTTTATGCAATTGCTGTGTTGATGATTACAGTGATGAATTGAACTGTCTTTGCAAGGAATCACAATTATATCTGCTACATCTTAGATTTTGCTTTATTGATCAAGATCTCAAAGAAAATCATGATGTGTATTTGCAGGTGGCAAATATGCTTTACTACAATCCAAGTTTGACGTTTGGTGTATTGCATAACACAGGGCTTGCTTCAATAGTGTTTGATCTTTGGTTCCTGATGCTGCAACAAAAGAAAAAGAGTGGCCTGCCAGCAAATTTCAAACGGTAACTTCGATGCTATATAATATGTCTATCTTGTTCGTGGTAGCTTAAGTGTAATGGTTAACTGATGAAGTGGTTTCTCTAATTGTACCAGGGAACATGATAAAAAGGTTTGCTGCTTGGGTTTGACTTCATTACTTGCTCTCCCGGGTGGTCAATTCCCCGACGAAGCTATGCAGCGTGTTTTCAGGGCAACACTTGATCTTCTAGTTGCATATAAGAATCAGCTAGCTGGTATGTTGTGCTCATCTTCCATTTTTCTGTCAACATGGTGTGGTAACGTTTACAATTACTCCCTTCCCCATATATCTCGCAGAAGCAGCAAAGGTGACAGAAGTAGATTATGAGGATGAGATGAATGGACTCGAGAGTAATGATGATGAGTCTGATGGGGAGATGGGGATGGATGATACCGAAGATGGAGATGAAGCAGAAAGCATGAAACTGCAGAAGTTAGCTGCACAGGTTTGTCAAGTGCTTACCGACTTACCTCTGCCAAAGATGTTTTTTGTTTTACTGAAATTGTCTCTTTGCCAATTCCCTTGTTCGTTAGGCAAAGTCCTTCAGATATGTTGATGAAGATGACGATGATTCTGATGATGACTGCAACGATGACGACGAGTTCCAGTCACCTATCGATGAGGTGGACGCCTTTGTATTCTTCGTCGACGCAATCAGAGGTACCGCTACATAAAATGCTCTAATCATCAATCCTAGAGCACACGATACTATAGGGACTTTCATTTTCTCCAGTGTACATCTTGGTTGATTGCGTCCTTGTCAATTAAACAGCTATGCAGGCATCAGATGCGCAGAGGTTTCAGAACCTTAACCAGTCACTGGACTTCACTTATCAGGCGATTGCAAACGGAATAGCACAACACGCAGAGGTGAGAAGAGTGGAGATCGAGAAGGAGAAGCAAAAGAAGGCAGCAGAAGCTGCTGTTACTTTCGTTCCTGCTATATAATCTTTAAGCGTGGAAGTTCAAAGTCATAGCGTCTGAGAAGCACCGAAATTCATTTTGGTGGGATTCTCGTTCATACATATATGCAGCATGCCGTTTACTTCCAGGTTATACAAACAAAGGAGCAAGCATATTTTTGTGGATTTTAGCAAAAAAGAAACCGTTATCATCTCCAGAGCCTTGTGAAACCGTGTGGTTGCGGTCAGAAGGCTACAAACAAGGTTTTTTTAGTACTCAGTCCACGTCGCTTACTTCTGCACACATTATGTCTTTTCTTTTTATGTGTTAGTTTTGTTAGGAAAGTTGTTTCGAATTTTTGTGATCTCACATAGAGATCAGCAAAGGTCACTCATCAGGTTGTACCACCATTCTTTCATAAAATGAATAAATCTTATGTTATCATTCAAATTTGTCTTTAATGTATGATGTTCGAAGTCCAACCATAAAAATTTCCTAAAGTTGCTTTTGTGAAAACTGCTAAATTATATTAAATCTCTCAAATAACAATACAACAAAAAACAGAGTTATAGCTTTTATTCATCAGTTTGTTTTGCAAAAATACTAATCTCCTTGAAATGTTTAAAAATATCTTTCTCATCAGTTTGTTTTCATTTATTACAGATATAATCTATATGATCTTTGCTTCTTTTTTTTTCTTTTGGAGAAACAAATAAAAGTAAATCTTATGAAACTTTGTGAAGTAACAAATGAAGCAAAATAAAAAATAATTTAGAAACCAGAATGAGGTCAAGAGGAAGAACAGCAAGAGAAACCGAAACCTTGTGTAGATCCCTTATTGTCGTCCTTAACGAGACTTACTCGACTGTTCCACTTCAGTTCGGCTTTATGCGTATCGGAGTTGAGTTGTTTCCTGCTAACATTGGCATAGATGTCACGGATTACCATTTCAAAAGCTGTTTTAACGTTTGTCGAATCGAGAGCCGATGTTTCCATGAAGAATAGTCCTTGTGTTTCCGCTAGGGCTTTGCCTTCTTCCACGCTCACCGCTCTCATGTTGTCTAGGTCGCACTTGTTTCCCACTAGCATCCTCGCCACCGTTGTATCTGAATGTGCTGCCAAAAATAGAAAAAAAAAATCAATTTTTTTTTCCAAACCAGCATTCATATGGATCTTTACACTGTTTAGACAA
The DNA window shown above is from Brassica oleracea var. oleracea cultivar TO1000 chromosome C3, BOL, whole genome shotgun sequence and carries:
- the LOC106336116 gene encoding importin beta-like SAD2 isoform X1; this translates as MDLPSLALILRAAALSPNPDERKASERKLNQMCFQLQHTPQHLVRLLQIAVDGNCDMAVRQIASIQFKNFIAKNWSPEGSSAGEQQRILQSDKQLVRDNILVYVTQVPTLLRSQLGECLKTIIHADYPEQWPRLLDWVNYNLQNQQIYGALFVLRILSRKYEFKSDEERTPVTRIVEETFPLLLTIFNGLIRIENPSPEIAELMKLICKIFWSSIYLELPKKLYDINVFNAWMIFFLTVSERPVPVEGQPTDPELRKSWGWWKVKKWTVQILNRLDSRFGDPTLQTPESKPFAQMFQKSYAGRILEGHLKFLNTIRVGGYLPDRITNLLLQYLRNSISKKSTYDLLLPRLDVLLFEIVFPLMCFTDSDQKLWEEDPHEYVRKGYNIIEDLYSPRTASMDFVNELVKKRGKENLPKFVQFVVGIFRSYDDAPAEHKPYRRKDGAMLAVGALCDKLKQTDPYKSELEHMLVQYIFPEFNSPAGHLRAKAAWVAGQYAHINFSDQNNFRKAWHSVVSGMRDPDLPVRVDSVFALRSFVEACKDLNEIRPILPQLLDEFFKLMNEVENEDLVFTLETIVDKFGEEMAPYAFGLCQNLAAAFWRCLNTSEASDDSDDMGALAAVGCLRAICTILESVSSLPQLFVEIEPTILPIMQKMLTSDGQDVFEEVLEIASYMTFYSPNISLGIWSLWPLIVEALVDWAIDYFSNILVPMDNFISRGTAHFLTCKEPDYQQSLYNVLSTLMTDRNIEDSEIESAPKLIEVVFQNCKGHVDHWVEPYLRLTIDRLQRAETSYLKSLLVQVVANMLYYNPSLTFGVLHNTGLASIVFDLWFLMLQQKKKSGLPANFKREHDKKVCCLGLTSLLALPGGQFPDEAMQRVFRATLDLLVAYKNQLAEAAKVTEVDYEDEMNGLESNDDESDGEMGMDDTEDGDEAESMKLQKLAAQAKSFRYVDEDDDDSDDDCNDDDEFQSPIDEVDAFVFFVDAIRAMQASDAQRFQNLNQSLDFTYQAIANGIAQHAEVRRVEIEKEKQKKAAEAAVTFVPAI
- the LOC106336116 gene encoding importin beta-like SAD2 isoform X3, which encodes MDLPSLALILRAAALSPNPDERKASERKLNQHTPQHLVRLLQIAVDGNCDMAVRQIASIQFKNFIAKNWSPEGSSAGEQQRILQSDKQLVRDNILVYVTQVPTLLRSQLGECLKTIIHADYPEQWPRLLDWVNYNLQNQQIYGALFVLRILSRKYEFKSDEERTPVTRIVEETFPLLLTIFNGLIRIENPSPEIAELMKLICKIFWSSIYLELPKKLYDINVFNAWMIFFLTVSERPVPVEGQPTDPELRKSWGWWKVKKWTVQILNRLDSRFGDPTLQTPESKPFAQMFQKSYAGRILEGHLKFLNTIRVGGYLPDRITNLLLQYLRNSISKKSTYDLLLPRLDVLLFEIVFPLMCFTDSDQKLWEEDPHEYVRKGYNIIEDLYSPRTASMDFVNELVKKRGKENLPKFVQFVVGIFRSYDDAPAEHKPYRRKDGAMLAVGALCDKLKQTDPYKSELEHMLVQYIFPEFNSPAGHLRAKAAWVAGQYAHINFSDQNNFRKAWHSVVSGMRDPDLPVRVDSVFALRSFVEACKDLNEIRPILPQLLDEFFKLMNEVENEDLVFTLETIVDKFGEEMAPYAFGLCQNLAAAFWRCLNTSEASDDSDDMGALAAVGCLRAICTILESVSSLPQLFVEIEPTILPIMQKMLTSDGQDVFEEVLEIASYMTFYSPNISLGIWSLWPLIVEALVDWAIDYFSNILVPMDNFISRGTAHFLTCKEPDYQQSLYNVLSTLMTDRNIEDSEIESAPKLIEVVFQNCKGHVDHWVEPYLRLTIDRLQRAETSYLKSLLVQVVANMLYYNPSLTFGVLHNTGLASIVFDLWFLMLQQKKKSGLPANFKREHDKKVCCLGLTSLLALPGGQFPDEAMQRVFRATLDLLVAYKNQLAEAAKVTEVDYEDEMNGLESNDDESDGEMGMDDTEDGDEAESMKLQKLAAQAKSFRYVDEDDDDSDDDCNDDDEFQSPIDEVDAFVFFVDAIRAMQASDAQRFQNLNQSLDFTYQAIANGIAQHAEVRRVEIEKEKQKKAAEAAVTFVPAI
- the LOC106336116 gene encoding importin beta-like SAD2 isoform X2: MDLPSLALILRAAALSPNPDERKASERKLNQLQHTPQHLVRLLQIAVDGNCDMAVRQIASIQFKNFIAKNWSPEGSSAGEQQRILQSDKQLVRDNILVYVTQVPTLLRSQLGECLKTIIHADYPEQWPRLLDWVNYNLQNQQIYGALFVLRILSRKYEFKSDEERTPVTRIVEETFPLLLTIFNGLIRIENPSPEIAELMKLICKIFWSSIYLELPKKLYDINVFNAWMIFFLTVSERPVPVEGQPTDPELRKSWGWWKVKKWTVQILNRLDSRFGDPTLQTPESKPFAQMFQKSYAGRILEGHLKFLNTIRVGGYLPDRITNLLLQYLRNSISKKSTYDLLLPRLDVLLFEIVFPLMCFTDSDQKLWEEDPHEYVRKGYNIIEDLYSPRTASMDFVNELVKKRGKENLPKFVQFVVGIFRSYDDAPAEHKPYRRKDGAMLAVGALCDKLKQTDPYKSELEHMLVQYIFPEFNSPAGHLRAKAAWVAGQYAHINFSDQNNFRKAWHSVVSGMRDPDLPVRVDSVFALRSFVEACKDLNEIRPILPQLLDEFFKLMNEVENEDLVFTLETIVDKFGEEMAPYAFGLCQNLAAAFWRCLNTSEASDDSDDMGALAAVGCLRAICTILESVSSLPQLFVEIEPTILPIMQKMLTSDGQDVFEEVLEIASYMTFYSPNISLGIWSLWPLIVEALVDWAIDYFSNILVPMDNFISRGTAHFLTCKEPDYQQSLYNVLSTLMTDRNIEDSEIESAPKLIEVVFQNCKGHVDHWVEPYLRLTIDRLQRAETSYLKSLLVQVVANMLYYNPSLTFGVLHNTGLASIVFDLWFLMLQQKKKSGLPANFKREHDKKVCCLGLTSLLALPGGQFPDEAMQRVFRATLDLLVAYKNQLAEAAKVTEVDYEDEMNGLESNDDESDGEMGMDDTEDGDEAESMKLQKLAAQAKSFRYVDEDDDDSDDDCNDDDEFQSPIDEVDAFVFFVDAIRAMQASDAQRFQNLNQSLDFTYQAIANGIAQHAEVRRVEIEKEKQKKAAEAAVTFVPAI